A DNA window from Bradyrhizobium sp. CCBAU 53421 contains the following coding sequences:
- a CDS encoding toll/interleukin-1 receptor domain-containing protein, whose protein sequence is MNYDFSGLSHSEFEDLARDLVGREIDLRFEAFPAGPDDGMDGRHARADGSIVMQAKHYHGSGFAALKSKMAKERLSIDRLAATRYILVTSAPLTPKNKNALAQIIGPSLQTPGDIFGPGDLNALLRKYPDIEKAHQKLWAQSTSVLETVVTEAVGKALSKPGVVPAVLANLLPPAEAAGNAAPVEKVARDTIFLIKASPVDDEFALWLAPKLEAEGYRVFADILTLQPGDRWRRQINEALQYRAVKVLLICRDATLADPHVQDDLDVALELSKELDDSRFIIPLRLEPGKKVKGIGDAVPVDFVRGWGEGVGLLLDALQRQKVPRPSGQPVIDPNWEIFRRRGAIPLVEEAERLTSNWLRAAEAPDVIRFFESTGVIEDRLLDRALEDFGYPCAKQGAGIITFAEQSEVDVAFASAGRFKLKYEIPLLEFINNGFSALGIERQVASNLVIAMIKKAWLSFCREKGFVEYQYSNAVGFHASAAQAPTGHRIPWGKQGDRRSSMLRNVAKGHIWQFGVTAMPYFWPFWHLKLKSRVLFSVDNDTAEGLGIDDARKLHRLRRSICKGWRNKQWHGRMLAFLELLSGESAYIRLALSANAPLLIEAAPMLFTSPVSTALPDVLDADEEEADISTLGRPDNDDEADA, encoded by the coding sequence ATGAATTATGACTTTTCAGGTCTGTCCCATAGCGAATTTGAAGATCTGGCCCGCGACCTCGTCGGGCGAGAGATAGACCTGCGCTTCGAGGCCTTTCCGGCAGGCCCGGACGACGGGATGGACGGCCGCCATGCGCGAGCCGACGGATCGATTGTGATGCAGGCGAAGCACTACCACGGGTCCGGTTTTGCGGCGCTGAAGTCAAAGATGGCGAAGGAGCGGCTCTCGATCGATCGGCTGGCAGCGACGCGCTATATCCTCGTGACATCGGCGCCGCTCACGCCAAAAAACAAGAACGCGTTAGCGCAGATCATCGGCCCGTCGCTGCAAACGCCGGGCGACATTTTCGGTCCCGGCGACCTCAACGCTCTGCTTCGAAAATATCCGGACATCGAGAAAGCCCATCAAAAGCTTTGGGCGCAGAGCACCTCGGTTCTGGAAACGGTTGTCACGGAAGCGGTTGGAAAGGCTCTGTCAAAGCCCGGGGTGGTTCCCGCAGTTCTTGCCAATCTCCTTCCGCCTGCGGAGGCTGCCGGGAATGCAGCGCCTGTCGAGAAAGTAGCGCGAGACACCATATTTCTGATCAAAGCATCGCCTGTCGACGATGAGTTTGCGCTTTGGCTCGCGCCCAAGCTCGAGGCTGAGGGGTACCGCGTGTTCGCCGACATCCTCACGCTTCAGCCCGGTGACCGATGGCGCCGACAGATCAATGAGGCGCTGCAATACCGGGCCGTGAAAGTTCTACTCATCTGCCGCGATGCCACGCTCGCTGACCCTCATGTCCAGGATGATCTCGACGTCGCGCTGGAGTTGTCCAAGGAGCTCGACGATTCCCGCTTCATTATTCCGCTCCGGCTCGAACCGGGAAAGAAAGTCAAGGGCATCGGGGATGCGGTTCCCGTCGATTTTGTGCGCGGCTGGGGAGAAGGCGTCGGTCTCCTACTTGACGCGCTGCAGCGCCAGAAAGTCCCGCGTCCTTCCGGCCAGCCGGTGATCGATCCGAATTGGGAGATTTTCCGGCGGCGTGGCGCGATCCCGCTCGTCGAGGAGGCCGAGCGACTGACCTCGAACTGGCTGCGCGCCGCGGAAGCGCCCGACGTCATCCGATTCTTTGAGAGCACCGGGGTGATCGAGGACCGATTGCTGGATCGGGCGCTCGAGGATTTCGGCTATCCGTGCGCGAAACAGGGTGCCGGGATCATCACTTTTGCTGAACAATCCGAAGTCGACGTCGCGTTCGCGTCTGCCGGCCGATTCAAGCTGAAGTACGAGATCCCTCTGCTGGAATTTATCAACAATGGCTTTTCTGCGCTTGGGATTGAGCGTCAAGTCGCTTCCAACCTAGTCATTGCAATGATTAAGAAGGCCTGGCTGTCCTTCTGCAGAGAGAAAGGCTTCGTCGAGTATCAATATTCCAACGCTGTCGGCTTCCACGCTTCGGCCGCGCAGGCACCGACGGGACACCGCATCCCCTGGGGCAAGCAAGGCGACCGGCGGTCCTCGATGCTGCGCAATGTCGCGAAGGGACATATCTGGCAGTTCGGCGTCACTGCGATGCCTTATTTCTGGCCGTTCTGGCATCTGAAACTCAAGTCGAGGGTATTGTTCTCGGTCGACAACGATACGGCCGAGGGGCTCGGCATCGATGACGCAAGGAAGCTACACCGCCTGCGCCGAAGCATTTGCAAGGGTTGGCGCAACAAGCAGTGGCACGGACGCATGCTCGCATTCCTTGAGCTATTGTCCGGCGAGTCGGCCTATATTCGGCTAGCGCTGTCGGCGAACGCTCCGCTCCTAATCGAAGCCGCGCCGATGTTGTTCACTTCACCGGTGAGCACAGCGCTTCCCGATGTTCTTGACGCCGATGAGGAAGAAGCCGACATCAGTACCCTCGGTCGCCCCGACAACGATGACGAGGCCGACGCGTGA